The Montipora foliosa isolate CH-2021 chromosome 1, ASM3666993v2, whole genome shotgun sequence genome has a window encoding:
- the LOC138010962 gene encoding protein CBFA2T2-like: MDERAIDIKDSLSRMKKIIDELLASFDETVEQQAEKMTGNQRKKLRDVFKIEQNEAHIECKRIKLETEELIKDIGRSTRKGARDLKLEHNANLRAVLRKEQQKNEESSSNDSRSMQEEIVDITGTILTPRCATCGKEDAWLCFCAACKVTRYCNEECQTRDWEKHMRICEGLRRS, translated from the coding sequence ATGGACGAGAGAGCCATTGATATCAAAGATTCACTTAGTCGAATGAAGAAAATAATTGACGAGCTGCTAGCATCATTCGACGAAACTGTGGAGCAGCAGGCGGAAAAGATGACTGGAAACCAGAGAAAAAAGTTGCGAGATGTATTCAAGATTGAACAGAACGAAGCGCATATTGAATGTAAGAGGATAAAACTAGAAACGGAAGAACTTATCAAAGATATTGGTAGAAGTACGAGAAAAGGCGCAAGGGACTTAAAATTAGAGCACAATGCAAATCTAAGAGCTGTTTTACGAAAGGAACAACAAAAGAATGAGGAAAGTTCCAGCAACGATTCCCGATCCATGCAAGAGGAAATCGTGGATATTACAGGTACGATTTTGACGCCACGATGCGCGACTTGTGGGAAGGAAGATGCTTGGTTATGTTTTTGTGCTGCTTGCAAAGTTACAAGATACTGCAACGAAGAGTGCCAAACAAGAGACTGGGAGAAACACATGCGCATTTGCGAGGGATTACGCCGCAGTTAG